The following are encoded in a window of Cryobacterium sp. CG_9.6 genomic DNA:
- a CDS encoding 5-oxoprolinase/urea amidolyase family protein, translating to MPSIIRSIRPVGDRSVLVQLATLSEVLSLYETLAEHPLEGQVDLVAAAETVLVSANTAAAAQRMPAVLRALDASVTSAADDTLVTIDVVYDGEDLDEVAELTGLGREGVIAAHTAGPWTAAFGGFAPGFAYLVGDNQLLVPRRTTPRHIVPAGSVALADSYSAVYPRVSPGGWQLIGRTDSVMWSLDRDQPALVQPGNRVQFRAVREFVSAAGRVRSEAVTEPVGVADVRVVQPGLQTTVQDLGRAGLANMGVAGAGALDRGALRRANRLAGNPASAAVLENTLGGLVLEARSDHVFAVTGAGVPVEISGIAPVPRRVPTDAPFALKTGERLTLGAPEWGVRSYVAVRGGFDVPPVLGSRSTDSMSGLGPAPLQVDTELRVAFAPPTSVVGAPEPTPAPPSEVTELRFVFGPRDDWFSPRTLADFTDGTYTVTAQSNRIGLRLDGAALTRSRDGELPSEGTVSGAIQLPVSGLPVLFLADHPVTGGYPVLGVVLHADLDLAAQLGTGARIRFVPVMLPATAESATPTPNES from the coding sequence ATGCCGTCCATCATCAGATCCATCCGGCCCGTGGGTGACCGCTCTGTTCTGGTGCAACTCGCCACGCTCAGCGAGGTGCTGAGTCTGTACGAGACCCTTGCGGAGCATCCGCTCGAGGGTCAGGTGGATCTGGTGGCCGCCGCCGAGACCGTGCTCGTGAGCGCGAACACCGCCGCAGCCGCCCAGCGGATGCCCGCCGTGCTGCGGGCTCTCGACGCCAGCGTGACCTCGGCCGCGGATGACACGCTCGTGACGATCGACGTGGTCTACGACGGCGAGGACCTCGACGAGGTGGCCGAGCTCACCGGGCTCGGCCGGGAGGGCGTAATTGCCGCCCATACCGCGGGGCCATGGACCGCAGCCTTCGGCGGCTTCGCCCCGGGGTTTGCCTACCTGGTGGGCGACAACCAGCTGCTCGTGCCACGGCGCACGACGCCGCGGCACATCGTTCCCGCCGGATCCGTTGCGCTCGCCGACTCCTACTCCGCCGTGTATCCGCGAGTCTCGCCGGGCGGGTGGCAACTGATCGGTCGCACGGATTCCGTGATGTGGAGTCTCGACCGCGACCAGCCCGCCCTCGTGCAGCCGGGAAATCGGGTGCAGTTTCGAGCCGTGCGTGAGTTCGTGAGCGCCGCCGGAAGAGTGCGTTCGGAGGCTGTCACGGAGCCCGTCGGCGTGGCAGATGTTCGCGTCGTGCAGCCCGGGTTGCAGACCACCGTGCAGGACCTCGGCCGTGCTGGCCTCGCCAACATGGGCGTGGCCGGTGCGGGAGCGCTCGATCGTGGCGCTCTGCGCCGGGCCAATCGACTCGCCGGTAACCCCGCGTCAGCGGCGGTGCTGGAGAATACCCTCGGCGGCCTTGTGCTGGAGGCCCGCAGCGACCACGTGTTTGCGGTCACCGGCGCCGGCGTGCCGGTCGAGATCTCGGGCATCGCACCGGTCCCGCGCCGGGTACCCACCGATGCTCCCTTTGCCCTGAAGACGGGCGAACGACTGACTCTGGGTGCACCGGAGTGGGGAGTGCGTAGCTATGTTGCGGTACGCGGCGGCTTTGACGTGCCGCCGGTTCTGGGGAGTAGGTCCACCGACTCCATGTCCGGGCTCGGACCGGCGCCCCTGCAGGTCGACACGGAACTTCGGGTTGCATTCGCACCCCCCACTAGCGTTGTCGGGGCCCCGGAACCCACACCGGCGCCACCGAGCGAGGTGACGGAGCTGCGCTTTGTGTTCGGGCCGCGTGACGACTGGTTCAGCCCGCGCACGCTCGCCGACTTCACCGACGGCACCTACACCGTGACGGCGCAATCCAACCGCATCGGACTGCGCCTCGACGGAGCGGCCCTCACCCGGTCTCGAGACGGGGAGCTACCCAGCGAGGGCACCGTATCCGGCGCCATCCAGCTTCCCGTATCCGGCCTTCCGGTGCTTTTTCTCGCCGACCATCCGGTGACCGGCGGTTACCCCGTGCTCGGTGTTGTGCTGCACGCCGATCTTGATCTCGCCGCCCAGCTGGGCACCGGAGCACGGATTCGCTTCGTGCCCGTTATGCTTCCCGCCACCGCGGAATCCGCTACCCCAACCCCGAACGAGAGCTGA